In a single window of the Canis lupus dingo isolate Sandy chromosome 18, ASM325472v2, whole genome shotgun sequence genome:
- the MRGPRD gene encoding mas-related G-protein coupled receptor member D: MSQTLNGSQILKPTPYSPMLDAPYSPTREVLHGIVVGREYHPTLDSSDSPKAQVVLSILAMFTCVCGIMGNSLVIWLLTCRMQRTPFCTYILHLAVADLLFLLCTAITICLEDSLLAYEVMQRMKYFAYTVSLGLLTAISTQRCLSVLFPIWYKCHQPQHLSAVVCAVLWAVFLLMNMLASFFCSKFWHFKNEQCFIVDSTFSTLIMGVFTPVMTASSVTLFVLVRRSSRQWQRQRQPTRLYVVTLASVLVFLICALPLGISWFLFYWLLLPLELKSLFHHMATFSSAVSSSANPIIYFVVGSRGRRGLQEPLGAVLQRALREEPELEGRETLSTGTGTGTGTGTEEGA; this comes from the coding sequence ATGAGCCAGACTCTGAACGGCAGCCAGATCCTGAAGCCCACCCCATATAGCCCCATGCTGGATGCCCCATACAGCCCCACGAGGGAAGTCCTACATGGCATTGTGGTGGGCAGAGAATACCACCCCACTTTGGACTCCTCAGACAGCCCCAAGGCTCAAGTGGTGCTGAGCATCCTGGCCATGTTCACCTGCGTGTGCGGCATTATGGGTAACAGCCTGGTGATCTGGCTGCTGACCTGCCGGATGCAGAGGACCCCCTTCTGCACGTACATCCTCCACCTGGCCGTGGctgacctcctcttcctcctctgcacGGCCATCACCATCTGTCTAGAAGACAGCCTGCTGGCCTATGAGGTGATGCAGAGAATGAAGTACTTTGCCTACACAGTGAGCCTGGGCCTGCTGACGGCCATCAGCACGCAGCGCTGTCTGTCTGTCCTCTTCCCCATCTGGTACAAGTGTCACCAGCCCCAGCACCTGTCAGCCGTGGTGTGTGCCGTGCTCTGGGCCGTGTTCCTGCTGATGAACATGCTGGCCTCGTTCTTCTGCAGCAAGTTCTGGCATTTCAAGAATGAGCAGTGCTTCATAGTGGACTCCACCTTCAGCACCCTCATTATGGGGGTCTTCACCCCAGTGATGACCGCATCCAGCGTGACCCTCTTCGTGCTGGTGCGGAGGAGCTCACGGCAGTGGCAGCGGCAGCGCCAGCCCACGCGACTGTACGTGGTCACCCTGGCCTCCGTCCTGGTGTTCCTCATCTGCGCCCTGCCCCTCGGCATCAGCTGGTTCCTCTTCTACTGGCTGCTCCTGCCCCTGGAGCTGAAGTCTCTGTTCCACCACATGGCGACCTTCTCCTCAGCCGTGAGCAGCAGTGCCAACCCCATCATCTACTTCGTGGTGGGCagccggggccgccggggcctGCAGGAGCCCCTGGGGGCCGTGCTGCAAAGGGCGCTGAGGGAGGAGCCGgagctggaggggagagagacgCTCTCCACGGGCACTggcaccggcaccggcaccggcaccgAGGAGGGGGCCTGA